GGCGAAATCCGCCGCCCAGCCGTTCAGCCAGGCGGCCATCTTGGGCTTGTGCGGGTAGACCATCGACGTGAACCGCCGTACCCCGAAGGACCGCAGCAGCGCCAGGCGTCCCTCCTCGTCCCGCCGGTAGGTGATCGGCCACTCCCTGCCGATCAGCGGACCGGCCGAGTCGAAGTACGCCCACACCTTGCGCAGGACCCGCTCCGGCATGAAGTGCGTATGGACGTCGATGATCCCGGGCAGCCCCAGCCGCTCCCGGAACCGCACGACCTCGTCACGGCTGTTGTCGCTGTCCACCGGTCACTCTCCCCTCGCCCGCCGTCCCGGTACTCCCCGCGACGATCTCAGAACAGCCCGTCCTGCACCCCACCGGCTCCCACCGCGACGAGCGGCACGGTCACACCGGACCGGACGTCCGCGCCGGTCAGCTCCCAGCCGGTGATCAGCCGGGTGTCAAGCACCACGGTCCCCTCGGCCGGAACCGCCAGATACAGGTCCGGCCCGGCGGCGGCCACCAGCCGCCCCGCCACCACGCCTCCGCCCACCAGCCCCCGGACCGCCCGCGCCCCCTCCCCGGCCGGCCCCGCCCCGGACGCGCCTGCCGTCCCTGTGGCCCCTTCCGTCCTGGTGGCCCCTGCCACCCCCGTGACCCCTGCCGTCCCTGTCGCCCCGGTCGTCCCGGCCGCGTCGAGCCCGAAGATCCCCCCGTGGTCGACGGCTTCGAACGGCAGCCGCTCCAGCGCCTCCGGCCACCCGGCCCCCTCCAGCGCCACCGCCCGCCGGTACAGCCGCTCGACCTCCGCCGCCCGCCCGTCCGCCCCCGGCAGCACCCCCCGCAGCTCCCGCTTACGCGCGTACGCGATCCGGTCGGGCACCCCGAGCGCCGCCCGCAGCAGCTCCTCCGTACGCCGCGCCGCCATCAGCGGCCCACGCCCCAGCCAGCTGAACACCACCGCCCCCTGCTCCCGCAGCCGCGCCCCGCCCCGGGACTCCCGGGTGATCCCGACCTTCACCGTCCCGGGCCCGAACCAGGCGAGATACACGCGGTAGGGGCGCGGGTCGTCGGCGAGCGTGTCGGCGGCCACCGAGTGCGCCCGGTCCAGCCGCGCGCATTCCGCGCACCGGGCCCCCGTACTCCCCGCCGGCACCACCGCCGCCACCGGGCACACGTTGCCCCGGGCCCCCACGCAGTGCCGCTCACCCCCTGCGCGGAACCCCAGCTCCTTCCCGTACGCCAGTGCGCTCACCCGCTCCCGGCCTCTCCCGGAACCCTCCCGCCGCCAGCCCAGCACGGGCCCGTCCCCGGGCCAGCTCAGGCCCGTACACCGCCAGCCCATGCCTCTCCCCGTCCCTCGCCGCCGGCCGCCGCGGTCACGGGCGCCCGGTCGTACGCCGATCCTGCCAGGGGCGTGTCCGGGACCGGTGCGGCGGCGGCCGCCCGTCGTGCCTTGTCAGCGGCCCGTCCGGATGAGAAGCTCCGCGCGGACATCCCGCGCAGAGAGCGGGAGCGGGGCTCCGGGCCGGAGCCCGTCGGGGGAGGACAGCACACATGGCGACAGCGCTTCTGGCGGTCATCGCACTCGCCGGAACAGTCGGGGGACTCCTCTTCCTGTTCAACGTCCGGGGCGCGGCGGACAAGGCCGCCGAGCGGCGCAACGCCGTGAGGGCCGCGGCCGGCGCACGGACCATGCAGATCGGGCTGGCCCAGGAATCGCGGATGGGGCCTTCCCTCTTCCGGTACGCGGGCGGTGTGGTCGGCCTGGGCAGCCTCCTCCTCCTGCTCCTCCTGGCCGCCTGACCGGTTCCGGGGGCGTCCCCGCCCGCACCGGTGGAGGCGGTGCCCCGCGGCGCTAGGATCCGGGCCATGGCTCTGACCAAGGACCACGTGGACCGGTTCGAGGCCGCCATGCCCCGTCTGAAGGCCATCGCCTACCGTCTCCTCGGTTCGGCGGCCGATGCCGAGGACGCCGTGCAGGACACGTTCCTGCGCTGGCAGGCCGCCGACGCCGACCGCGTCGAGGTCCCCGAAGCCTGGCTGACGAAGGTCCTCACCAACCTGTGCCTCAACCAGCTCACCTCGGCCCGCGCCCGCCGCGAGACCTATGTGGGCCGGTGGCTGCCCGAGCCGCTGCTCGCCGGGGACCCGATGCTCGGCCCCGCCGAAACCGCCGAGCAGCGCGAGTCCGTCTCGTACGCGGTCCTCACCCTCATGGAACGCCTCTCCCCCGTTGAGCGGGCGGTGTACGTGCTGCGGGAGGCGTTCGGCTACCCGCACCGGCGGACCGCCGAGACCCTCGACATCACCGAGGCCTCCTGCCAGCAGATCTTCCACCGCGCCAAGAAGCACATCGCCGACGGCAGGACCCGCGCCGAGATCGACGAGGCCGCCGCCCGGCGGATCGTCGAGGAGTTCCTCACGGCCGCCACCAGCGGCCGGACCGAGCCGCTCGTACGACTGCTCACCGAGGACGCCGTCGCGGTCGGCGACGGCGGCGGGAAGGTCCCGGCCCGCGCCAAGGCGTTCGAAGGAGCACGCGCGGTCGCGACGTTCGTACGGGGCCTGTTCAAGCCCGGCAAGGCCAAGCGCGCCCTCGTCGGCGGCCCGGCCGAGGTCCATGTCACGGCCGCCAACGGCGCGCCCGCCGTGGTGGTGGTCGTCGGGGGCCGGGTCATCGGTGTCATGTGCCCGGAGATCTCCCCCGAGGGCATCGTCGCCCTCCGCAGCCAGGTCAACCCCGACAAGCTCGAACGCGCGACCCGGCGGTGGGCGGCCACCGCACACGGAGAGCCGCTGCTCCACATCTTCTGACCCCTCCGGCCCCGATGTGAGCTGCTTCACACCGGGGCCTGTCAGGAAACGGCGGGCTGCCCGGTTCAAGGGGCGAACCCGCGTGAGACAGGAGCCAGGAAATGCAGCACCGTGTCATCGTCCTCGGAGCCGGATACACCGGAGCCGCCGCCGCCGGGCGTCTCGCCAGGCGGCTGCACCGCGAAGAGGTCGCCCTCACCCTCGTCAACACCGGACCCGACTTCGTCGAGCGCGTACGGATGCACCAGCTGGCGGCCGGCCAGGACCTCGTGCCACGGCCTTTCGGCGAGATGTTCGCGGGCACCGGCGTCGAGCTGAAGCTCGCGAAGGTGACCGGCGTCGACGTGGCCCGCAGAACCGTCACCGTCATCCCCACCGACATCCCCACCGACACCGGCACCGGCACCGGCATGAACGGCACCGGCCCGGACCTCACCGAGGAAACCGAGGAACTGGAGTACGACACCCTCGTCTACGCCCTCGGCAGCGAGTGGGACCCCCAGGGCGTCCCCGGAACCGCCGAGCACGCCCACGAGATCGCCGGCCGCCCCGGCGCCCTCCGGCTGCGTGAGCGCCTGGCCGCCCTGGAGGCCGGACAGCCCGTGGTCGTCGTCGGTGGCGGCCTCACCGGCCTGGAGGCCGCCACCGAGATCGCCGAGGCCCGCCCGGACCTCGGCGTCGCCCTCGCCGCCCGCGGCGCGCTCGGCGACTGGCTCTCGCCCAGGGGCCGCCGGCACGTGCGGAAGGTCTTCGGCCGGCTCGGCATCACCGTGCACGAGCACACCACCGTCACCGGCGTGGAGGCCGACCGCGTCACCACCGCCGGGGGTACGCCCCTCCCGGCCGCGGTCACCGTGTGGACCACCGGCTTCGCGGTCAACCCGATCGCGAGGGCCACCGCCCTGGAGGTCATCGGCACGGGCCGGATCGTCGTCGACGGGACCATGCGCTCCGTCTCCCACCCGGACGTGTACGCCATCGGCGACGCGGCCCTGGTCGAGGGCCCCGGCGGCAAGCCGCTGCGGATGTCGTGCGCCACCGGTACCCCCACCGCCTGGCAGGCCGCCGACGCCATCGCGGCCCGCCTGACCGGCCGAAAGGTCCCGACCGCCTCGTTCCGCTACTTCAACCAGTGCGTCTCCCTGGGCCGCTCGGACGGCCTGATCCAGTACGTCACCGCCGACGACCGGTCTATCGGCGCGGCCCTGACCGGACGGACTGCCGCCCTCTACAAGGAACTGATCTGCAAGGGCGCGGCCTGGGGCGTCGCCCACCCGACCCTCGGCCTCCCGGCCCGGCGCCACCACGTCGTACAGGAAGGGACCGGGGCGGACCCGGCCGCCAGGACAACGGCCTGAGCGGGCCGGACCGGCACGACCGGGGGCCGGGGGCGCCGGGGGGCTCATCCGGCCCGGGTCCCGGCCGCTCAGCCCGTCAACAGCGGAAGAAGCAGGGGCCCTCAGGATTTCTCCCGAGGGCCCCGGCCTGCTGTGCGCCCGGCAGGGCTCGAACCTGCAACCTCATGGCCTGCAGCTCCGCAGAGAAAGGCCGTTGGCCGTCTGCCGCGCGGGCGCGGTCTTCAGGGGCACAGCCTTCAGGGGCGCAGCCGCATGTGCCCGGCTGCCGTGGTCGCTGCACTCCGCTGCCGTACCGCGCTACAGGTTGATCACGTTCGGGCGGGCATCCGGACGTCCGTACGCCAGAACGCGCGGCAGGACCTCACGCATACGCGCCACGTCCGCCGCCGGCGCCCGGAGCAGGGCCTCCACGACCGGATCGGCCAGGCCCAGGGCGTCCAAGGACGAGGGGTCCAGGGTCACGCGCAGTACGTCGCCGTCCAGTTCTGCCTTCCGCACACAGCCGTAGGCGGTGTTCTGGTCGGGCGTGATGACACAGTGCGTGTCCATGCCGAGCCTCACTTCCTGTGCGTCCGGCTCGTCGAAGTCGCACATGAACAACAGGGAGAAAGCCTCCTCGTCGTCCGACTCGGCCACCCCGGCCGTCAAGCAGTCGTCCTGGGCCGGATCATCGAGCCCGCATGCCAGCTGCGCCGTGAATCTGTACGCCATACAGACGTTCTAACACCCGGGGCTGACGCTCGGGTTCAACCGGCTCGGCCGACCGAGCACACCTCAGGTCAACATGCGGTGCACTCCCGCGAGATGCGCCACCGCCGATCGCCACGTGCGCTGTTCCCGACCACGACGCGAGTTCATCGGTGTCCGCCAGGGACCGGCGGTGTCGGTGTCAGCCGCTGATCTCATCGGGCGCGGGCCGCCCTGGCGGACTCTCGCCCGCTGTTGTTTCCCCCGCCCGTGCCGTTCGTCCACCGGACGGGACTGCGCCGAGCCTTGAGGTCCCGAACGGTGAGGGTGAGGCCGCGTGCCGTGTCACCCGGCTCGCCCTCCGGGAGGCGTACTCCGAGCACCCTCAGCGGCCCGTGCTCTTCCGACCGCCGTGCGCTCACACGTGAGAAGCCCCTCCCAGCAGGGCAACGGTCACACGGACCGCGCAGACCCCGGCTGTCCGGCTGTTCACCCGTCCGAAGCGCCCGCACCACCGCACGTCCCACCTGCTTCCGGCCCCGCCCCCGCCCCCGCCCGTGGAAGAGTGAAGTCCCATGGCGACCATCCGCACCGGCCTCGACCGACTGCCGTCCGCCGCTCGCGCCGCCGTCGAAGAGCACACCGGCCCCCTCCTCGCGGTCGAGGAGACCGCCGAGGGCTTCAACAGCGAGATCGCGGCCCGCGTCACCTCCGCCACGGGCGCCTGGCACATCAAGGGTCTGCGCACCGATCACCCCCGCGCCTGGACCCAGCACCGGGAGGCCGCCGTCGCCTCCTTCCTCACCGGCCTGGCCCCCGCCCTCCGCCGGCGCGTCGGAGACGCGCTGAGAGGTGACGGCTACGAGCCGGATGAGGGCGACGGCGCGACCGGAGCCCCATGACCGGCTAGAGGCGTTTCAGGTTCCTGTCCAGGACCACCCGGAGCAGGTCCACGTCCGCGGGGCCCTGGGCGCCCCGTTTGGGCAGCACGGCGACTCCGGCCGCGCGGTCGCCGCCCAGCAGCACGAAGAGCCCCGGTGTCTCCAGATACTCCCGGAACACCGACCAGTCCATGCTGAAGGACGCCTGCTCACCGGTGGTGACCGCACCGCGGTCGTCGGCCACCATGCGGCACTGCCCGTACGACTGCACCATGCTGAACATCCGGCGGGCCATGGTGCGCAGTCCTCGTACGGCGCCCCAGGAGGCGACACCCACGGAGAGCACCAGCGAGATGATCCACACGGGCAGCGAGACATCGAGGAAAGCCCCGAAGACGACCACGCCGATCGCCGCCATCAGCGGCCCCATGAGCACCTGGGCCCGGCCCGCCGGTGTTCGACGGGCTCGCGCACGGAGCGCCTCCTCGAAGTCCGCGGCCGTCAGCCGGTAGACGAACTCCACGGCCGTATCGCGGTCCGTACCCGTGGAATCCCCGCCCCTGATGTCCATGAACAGGGATCCTAGCCAGAGGGTGTCCGGTGGCTCAGGGCCGCCGTGCCAGGACCCACCGGGCACTCCCTGATCCACTCCCGAACGCGGTTGCCGTCGATCACCGCCGTCATGACGTACGCCAGAGGCCCTCAGGATTTCTCCTGAGGGCCTCTGGCCTGCTGTGCACTCGGCAGGATTCGAACCTGCAACCTTCTGATCCGTAGTCAGATGCTCTATCCGTTAAGCTACGAGTGCTTGTCGTCGGTCTTACCCGGCGGCTTCGCTCCCCGGGCTTTTCTGCCTGGTCGGCGTTGCGGGAACAACATTACATGACCTGCGCCGTGACGCGAAATCCATTAGCCAGACCCCATCTGACCTGCGAAAACGCCTCCCAGGGTCGCTCTCCCGGCCCCAGATACGCCTGAAGCCCCGTGCCAGGGGCACGGGGCTTCAGGATCTTGCGGAGGCGGAGGGATTTGAACCCTCGATGGGCTTTAAGACCCAAACCGCATTAGCAGTGCGGCGCCATAGACCGGACTAGGCGACGCCTCCAGCACACCCCGCGCGAGCGCGAGTGGTGCGTGCAGATGATGACACAGTTGAGCGTGCTGTCACCAATCGCCGCCCACGGTACTAGGCGGGTGGGCGGCGAGGCAAAGCGCCCTGCGGGAGGGAACGGGCCCGGGGTACGGGCGGCGGGCGGTCCCGGCCGGCCGTCCACGAGTTGCGCAACGTGCGGGCGTGAGGAGCGTTAGACAGGGCGAGGGCTCCGCCCTCTCTCCGACCGGCCCCTTTCCCCGGCCCCGTACACAAGAACGATCAGGAGCCCCGCATGCTTCGCCGCCTCACCCTCACCGCCGTGGTCTCGCTCGCCGCGCTGTCGGCCTCCGCGCCCGCCGCCACCGCCCTCACCCCGCTCGTGCCGCTGCCCCCGCTGCCGTTCCTGCTGGGCGACTGGCCGGCCGGGGGGACCGACTCCGGGACCCGGCTCACCGTGACCGTCTCCGAATCCGGGAACCCGGCGGCCAACGGCACCTTCGAGCTGGAGTGCGATCCCGCGGCCGGCAGCCATCCCGCCGCCCAGCGCGCCTGCGATCTGCTGGACCGGGCCGCGGAGGCGGGGGAGAACCCGTTCGTACCGACGGACCGGAACGCCATGTGCACCATGCAGGTCGGCGGGCCGGCCGCCGCACGGGTCGAGGGGACCTGGCAGGGGGAGCCGGTCGACGCGCGGTTCAGCCAGGCCAACGGCTGCGAGATCTCGCGCTGGAACAACCTCGTGCCGCTCCTCCCGTCCGCCCGCTGACCGGCCGCCTCTTCGCCCACAGCCCCCTCGGTGTCCGGCCGAGGGGGCTTCCGCGCATGTCAGGGGGCGTGCGCGCACCGCCATGAGCCACCGGCGTACACCGTGTGCACAGAACCTTGGTGAGAGCTCCCCCTCATCCGCCGCCGCGCTGCCCGTCCCTGCCTTTAGACTCCTTCCGTGACAGTCCGCGGCCCAAAAGACAAAATGGGGCCAACTGTCGGCACAGTGCGGTAATCAGGGAGGAAGCGTCTCGTGAGCAGCAGGCCGTCCCGAGGCGCTGCTCGCCTCGCAGCCATACTCGACGCCCTTCCGGACGGGCTCCTGCTCGTCAACTGCAACGGCACGGTCGTCAACGCCAACACCATCGCCCTCGAGATGTTCGAGAGCCCGGGTACCGCACTCGTGGGACGCGGTCTGCTCGATCTGCTTCCGGAGTTCGACTCCAGGCTGATCCCCGGGTCGATGCGCCGGCCGGACGCTGCGGACGAGCAGGGCAGGACCAAGCCCAGGCGGATGGTCGCGCGCCGGACCGACCGCACCGAGTACCCGGTCGAGGTCACCAGCGCGAGCCTGGACAGCGGCCAGGCCGCCTACAGCGACATCCGCTCCAGCTACACCGGCGACGAACTCCTCATGCTGGTCGTACGGGACCTGTCCGGCACGGTCGACACCGAGGCCGAACTGGCCCGTTCGCAGCGCCAGACCGAGATGATCCTGCGCGCCGCCTCCGAAGGCGTCGTGGGCACGGACATGGACGGCAGGGTCGTCCTCGTCAACCCCGCCGCCGCGCAGATCCTCGGCTTCCGCGCCAGCGACCTGGGCGGCAAGGAACTCCACACGCTGGTCCTGCACTCACGTGCGGACGGTGAGCCCTTCCCGTACGACGGGTCGCCGCTCGCCGACACGCTCAAGTCGGGCCGTAAGCACCGGGTCCGCGGGCAGGTGGTGTGGTCCAGGAACGGGGACGCCGTCCCGGTCGACCTGACGACCGCACCCGTGCGTGACGGGGACCAACTGGTCGGCGCGGTGATGACGTTCACCGACCGCAGGCCCTACGAGGAGCTGATCGCGAAGCACACCTCGGAGACCGAGCGGCTCACCGCGGAGCACGCGGCCGAGATCGCCGGGCTGACCGAGCGGCACACGGCCGAGACCGCCGAACTCACCGGGCGGCACACGGCCGAGCTGGACGAGCGCACGAAGCGGCACACCGCCGAGCTGGACGAGAAGACGGAGCGGATCACCGGTCTCACCGAGCAGCTCGCGGACCTCGGGGGGCGGCACGCCCAGCTGACGGCCGTGCTGGGCGAGTCCCTGCGGGGGCCGCTGGAGGAACTGAGCGGCGAACTCACCACGCTGGCTGCCGATCCGGCGGGGCAGCTCTGGCCCGAGGCCAACCAGATCCTGCACCATCTCGCCGCGGGGTACGCCCGGATGGCGACGCTCGTCGACAACGTTCTCAGCTACCAGCGCCTGGACAGCGGCACCGAGTCGCTCGTGAAGCAGCCGGTGCTGATCGACTCGGTGGTGACGGCCGGGATCGACGGAGCGGTCGAGCTGATCGGGCCGGGGCGGGCGCAGTTCGCGGTGCACGCTCCGCCGATCGAGGCCGAGGTGGACGCGGGCCGGATGATCACGGCGCTCGCCCACCTCGTGGCGGACGTCGCCGGGGTCGACTCGACCGGCAGGACCAGGCCGGTGCCGGGTGGCGGGTACGTCGACTCGACGGTCGTGGTGGCCGCCGCCCAGCGCGGTGACGTCGTACGGATCGAGGTCCGGGGGCCGTTCGCCGGGGGCGACCCGGTACACGTACCGATCGTGCGCGGGATCGTGCACGCCCATGGAGGCGTGCTCCAGACGCACGAGATGGCCGGGATGAGCGGCAGCTCCTACGTCCTGGAGGTGCCGATCGGTTCCGGGGCGGGGACGATCGCGCCCCCGCCCGCGCCCGCCGCTGTGCCCGTTCCCGGCCTCGACGCGGGAGCGGCTTCCGGGCAGCCCGTTCCCGGGGCTGTCGCGGTGCCGGACGGGCCGGCCGTGGGCCCGGCCGACCTGCCGGAGGGACAGCCGGCCGTGGGGCCGCAGGGCGTGCCCCTTCCCGGGGCGGCCGGGGCCGGGGTGCCCGGCGCCGGGGCGGGCGGTGCCGCCGTCGCGCAGGGCCCCGTCGTGCCTCCCGTTCCCGGTCCTGCCGTGGCTTCCGTTCCCGAACCTGCCGTGGCTCCCGCTCCTGGTCCTGCCGTGCCTCCCGTTCCCGGCCCCTCGGGGCCGGTGGACGCCGTGGCCGTGCCGCCCGCGCAGGCACAGGGCGGGCGGCGCAGGGCGCGCCGGTCGTCCACCGACGCCTTCCTGGAGAGCCCGCTCGACGGGCCGGGGCCGGACGATTCCGGCGAGATCGCGGTGGCCGAGCCGACGGGACGGCGCCGGGCGCGCCGTCCCGCGGCGGAGGAGTCACCGGCTGTGGAGGGGATCCCGCCGCAGCAGAGCGGGGGGTCCGGACGCAGGCGCGGCCGGCCCAGCCCCGCGGAGGCCGGTGCGGACGCCGCCGCTCCGGCTGAACAGCCGAGGCGGGCGCTGGCGCTGCCCGCCGGGCCCGAGGATGCTTCCGAGGGTTCCGTGGTGACCGCCGCCGAGGGCGCGCAGGGCGGCACCCGCCCGCAGCGTGGCCGTACGGTGCCGCCGCAGGGCATGCCCGTGGACGCGCCCGCCCTGCCGGAAAGCGCCGGGCAGGAGGACCGCCCCGCTCTCCCCGCGCTCGCCTCGCCGGACGCCTCGGCACAGCCGGGGCAGCCGGGGCAGCCGGGCAGGCAGACCGGTGGGCGGCGGGCCCGCAGGGCCCTCACGGTCCACCAGGAACACTCCGCCCCGGCCGAGCCGGCGGGTCCGCGTACGGCGTTCGCCCTGCCGCCCGCCGACGCGGACCGTGTTCCCGGTGCGGGACACGGCGCACCGGCCTCCGGCGCGGTCGCGATGGCGCCGGTACCCGCCGGTCCGGGAAGCGCCGGAGCCGCGCGCCCCGTCGACGCGCCCGCCGCCCCTGCGCGAAGCGGTCCCGCCCCGGGTGTCCAGGCCGGGCCCGCCGCGGCCGTACAGGCCGGTCCCGCCGTCGCCGGGCAGGCCGGTGAGTCCGAGCGGCACGACGCCGCTGTGCACGCGCCGGAGGCAGACCACACGCCGCCGCAGGCCCACCCCGTGCCGTCCGGGCGCCGCAGGGCGCGCCGGGCGGATGCGCCGGAGCAGGAGGGGCAGGCCGCGAACCGGCCGGGCCACCCCGTGCACGGCCGGCCCCTGCCCGCCGTACCCCCGCAGCCCGACTGGGCCCAGGAGGGTACGCCCGCGCAGGGTGACGCCGCGCTCACGGCCCACGAGGACGGGTCCGGAGTTCCGGACGAGGGAGCCCCGGACGGCACCACGCGCACCACCGGCACCATGGCCCCGCCTCCCGCCCCCGCCCCGGGAGCGGTGGGGGAGGAGGCCGCCGTCCACCCGGCCGACGCCACGGGGCCGGACGCCGGGCCGGACGCGCGCCGCCGGCCGCTGCCCGCCGAGGCTCCGGGTACCTCGTCGGACTCGACGCAGGGCCGCGCCTTCAGCGTGCGGACGCTGGGGCAGGGCGTGCCGTTCGCGCAGCACCTCGCGCACCAGCAGAACCAGACGCCCGGCGGTGCCGGCCGGCGCCGCAAGCTGGCCGCGCCTCCCGCCCCGGAGCCGTCGGCCGCGGCGGCGCAGCCGGGAGCGCCCGCTCCTCTTCCGGCCGCCTCGCCCGTACCGCCCGCACCCGCGGTCCCGGGGGGCGGCACCACCCAGGGGCCCGGTTCGGGGCAGCTGCTGGCCGCGTCCGCGCCCGAGGGGCGCGCGTACGCGATCGGCGCGCCGGACGAGGGTGCCGAGGGGCCGGAGCCGCTGGACGGGCCGGGCGGGGCCGTCGAGGTCGCGAACCGGCCTCAGCCGCTGCCCGTCGACGACGAACTGCCCCCGGAGCCGCTGGACAACCCGCGGCGGCTCCTCGTCTGGCCCGCTCCTGACGTGCCGACCCAGCAGGCGCTCAGCGACCGCGGCTACCGGCCGGTGATCGTGCACTCACGCGAGGAGGTCGACGCCCAGATCGCGGCGTTCCCGGCCGCGCTGTTCGTCGACCCGCTGACCGGCCCGATCACCCGTACCGCCCTGCAGTCGCTGCGACAGGCGGCCGTGGCGGCGGAGGTGCCGGTGCTGGTGACGGCGGGTCTGGGCCAGGCGACCCGGGAGGCCGCGTACGGTGCGGACCCCGCCGTCCTCCTCAAGGCGCTCGCGCCGAGGGACAGCGACCAGCATCCCCCGCGCATCCTGGTGATCGAGGAGCACGAGGAGATCGCCCTGGCCCTGGCCGAGACGCTGGAGCGCCGCGGGATACAGGTGGCACGGGCGTCCGGTGACAGCGAGGCCGTCGACCTCGCGGCCCGGATACGGCCGAACCTGGTCGTGATGGACCTGATGCAGGTGCGCCGCCGGCGGGCCGGGATCATCGACTGGCTGCGTGCGAACGGTGCGCTGAACCGCACGCCGCTCGTCGTCTACACCTCGGCCGACATGGACGAGTCCGATCTCGAAAGGCTCGCCTCGGGTGAGACGGTCCTCTTCCTCGCCGAACGTTCGACGAGCGACGAGGTGCAGTCCCGGATCGTCGATCTGCTGGCGAAGATAGGAACCAACTGACGTACCGGCGCCCGGACATCCTGACGTACGGGCGTACGGGCGTACGGGCCTACGGGCGTACGGGCCTACGGGTGCAGGCGGCGGCGCGGAGACGCCGGCGCCCGGTGCGGCGCACACGGGGCGAGGGCGGTGCGGGAGAGTTCCCGTACCGCCCTCGCCCGTGCTCCCGCCCAAAGCGGGATCAGAGCTGGGTGACCTCCAGCTCACCGTCCGCGTACTGCCGGCGGATCACCTTCTTGTCGAACTTGCCCACGCTCGTCTTCGGCACCGCCGGGACGATCGTCCAGCGCTCGGGCAGCTGCCACTTGGCGACGGACCGGGCGAGGAAGGCCCTCAGCGCCGCGTAGTCGGCCGTGGCGCCCTCCTTCAGGACGACGGCCGCCAGGGGCCGTTCGCCCCACTTGTCGTCGGGCACGGCGACGACCGCCGCCTCCGCGACGTCCGGGTGCGCCATGATCGCGTTCTCGAGCTCGACGCTGGAGATCCACTCGCCACCGGACTTGATGACGTCCTTGGCCCGGTCCGTCAGGGTGAGGAAGCCCTCGCCGCTGATCACCCCGACGTCGCCGGTCTTCAGCCAGCCGTCCTCGCTGAACTTGTCCTCGGGACGCAGGTGCTCACCGTCCGCCCCGCCGTAGTACGCGCCGGCGATCCAGGGTCCGCGCACCTCCAGTTCACCCGCGGACTCGCCGTCCCAGGGCAGGTGTTCGCCGCCGGGGCCGACCAGACGCGCCTCGACCCCGGCCGGGAACCGGCCCTGGGTGACGCGGTACAGCCACTCCTCCTCCTCGCTCAGCCCGGCCGGCGGGTTGGCCATGGTGCCGAGCGGCGACGTCTCGGTCATGCCCCAGGCGTGGCAGAGGCGGACGCCCAGCTTGTCGTACGCCTCCATCAGGGACGGCGGGCAGGCCGCACCGCCGATGGTGACCCGGGCCATGGAGGTGAGGTCACGCGGGTTGGCGGTGACCTCGGCCAGCAGCCCCTGCCAGATAGTGGGAACGGCCGCGGCGTGCGTCGGCTTCTCGCGCTCGATCATCTCGGCGAGCGGCGCGGGCTGGAGGAAACGATCCGGCATGAGCATGTTGACGCCGGTCATGAACGTCGCGTGCGGCAGCCCCCAGG
This DNA window, taken from Streptomyces nitrosporeus, encodes the following:
- a CDS encoding DUF2797 domain-containing protein is translated as MGWRCTGLSWPGDGPVLGWRREGSGRGRERVSALAYGKELGFRAGGERHCVGARGNVCPVAAVVPAGSTGARCAECARLDRAHSVAADTLADDPRPYRVYLAWFGPGTVKVGITRESRGGARLREQGAVVFSWLGRGPLMAARRTEELLRAALGVPDRIAYARKRELRGVLPGADGRAAEVERLYRRAVALEGAGWPEALERLPFEAVDHGGIFGLDAAGTTGATGTAGVTGVAGATRTEGATGTAGASGAGPAGEGARAVRGLVGGGVVAGRLVAAAGPDLYLAVPAEGTVVLDTRLITGWELTGADVRSGVTVPLVAVGAGGVQDGLF
- the sigJ gene encoding RNA polymerase sigma factor SigJ, which codes for MALTKDHVDRFEAAMPRLKAIAYRLLGSAADAEDAVQDTFLRWQAADADRVEVPEAWLTKVLTNLCLNQLTSARARRETYVGRWLPEPLLAGDPMLGPAETAEQRESVSYAVLTLMERLSPVERAVYVLREAFGYPHRRTAETLDITEASCQQIFHRAKKHIADGRTRAEIDEAAARRIVEEFLTAATSGRTEPLVRLLTEDAVAVGDGGGKVPARAKAFEGARAVATFVRGLFKPGKAKRALVGGPAEVHVTAANGAPAVVVVVGGRVIGVMCPEISPEGIVALRSQVNPDKLERATRRWAATAHGEPLLHIF
- a CDS encoding NAD(P)/FAD-dependent oxidoreductase, encoding MQHRVIVLGAGYTGAAAAGRLARRLHREEVALTLVNTGPDFVERVRMHQLAAGQDLVPRPFGEMFAGTGVELKLAKVTGVDVARRTVTVIPTDIPTDTGTGTGMNGTGPDLTEETEELEYDTLVYALGSEWDPQGVPGTAEHAHEIAGRPGALRLRERLAALEAGQPVVVVGGGLTGLEAATEIAEARPDLGVALAARGALGDWLSPRGRRHVRKVFGRLGITVHEHTTVTGVEADRVTTAGGTPLPAAVTVWTTGFAVNPIARATALEVIGTGRIVVDGTMRSVSHPDVYAIGDAALVEGPGGKPLRMSCATGTPTAWQAADAIAARLTGRKVPTASFRYFNQCVSLGRSDGLIQYVTADDRSIGAALTGRTAALYKELICKGAAWGVAHPTLGLPARRHHVVQEGTGADPAARTTA
- a CDS encoding Imm10 family immunity protein; translated protein: MAYRFTAQLACGLDDPAQDDCLTAGVAESDDEEAFSLLFMCDFDEPDAQEVRLGMDTHCVITPDQNTAYGCVRKAELDGDVLRVTLDPSSLDALGLADPVVEALLRAPAADVARMREVLPRVLAYGRPDARPNVINL
- a CDS encoding YcxB family protein, with translation MDIRGGDSTGTDRDTAVEFVYRLTAADFEEALRARARRTPAGRAQVLMGPLMAAIGVVVFGAFLDVSLPVWIISLVLSVGVASWGAVRGLRTMARRMFSMVQSYGQCRMVADDRGAVTTGEQASFSMDWSVFREYLETPGLFVLLGGDRAAGVAVLPKRGAQGPADVDLLRVVLDRNLKRL
- a CDS encoding SSI family serine proteinase inhibitor, translated to MLRRLTLTAVVSLAALSASAPAATALTPLVPLPPLPFLLGDWPAGGTDSGTRLTVTVSESGNPAANGTFELECDPAAGSHPAAQRACDLLDRAAEAGENPFVPTDRNAMCTMQVGGPAAARVEGTWQGEPVDARFSQANGCEISRWNNLVPLLPSAR